The nucleotide sequence CTGGCGCTGGGCCTGCGGGCGCTGAGGCAACTGGGCCTGCACACGCTGGCACCCGCCGCTGAGGCCGCCAGTGCCAAGCTGACGCGCACGCTACCGCACAGCCTGCGCGAAGAGGTGCAGGCGCTGGAAAAAGCCGTGCAGCTTGACGACTCGCCCTGGGTGGTCAGCACCGACGCGGCCACCCTCGCCACACTGCTGCGGGCGGTGCGGGCCAGTCAGGTGGCCGAATTCGCCTACACCTCCAACCAGGGGGCAGTCACGCGCCGCCAGGTCAATGTCTACCGCGTGATGCACGTGGACGGGCGCTGGTACGCGGTGGGCTGGTGTCAGTTGCGGCAGGAAGTGCGTTCTTTCCGCCTGGACCGCATTCGGGAACTGGCCGTGCTGGAGGAAACCTTTACCCCACCGCAGGACTTTGATGCGCTGGCGTACATCCGCTCTCACGCCTGCCACGCGCCCAGCTACGAGGTCAGCGTGTGGCTGGCCGCCCCGCCCGCGACCCTGCGCGGCGCCGTTTCTGTGTGGCACACTGACCTCCGCGCCGAGGGAGAAGGCACCCGACTGACGTGCCAGCGCGAGAATCTGGCGAGTTTCGCTGCTTTTCTGCTCGGGGTGGGGGTGGACTTCCGGGTGGACTCGCCGCCCGAACTTCGCGAGGTGTTCCGGACGCTGACGCGGCGCTGCGCGGCGGCGGGTGCTTATACGGATTCCGATTGAATCTGAAACTACCAGATTCAATCCGACTTGCAAAGCTGCGCAGCAGAGCGGATGCGAGTAGGAAAAAGTACGGATTCACCTCGGGTGCGGCGGCAAATGAGTGTTCAACCGAGGCCCAAACCATGTTGTGGGGGACCTTTTGCTCGGCGCTGTGGAAAGCGGTCGGAAGTGAAATCTATCCGGCGAGGGGGGACATCCACGCGATAACGAGGGCAGGACTGGAAGGCGGAGACCGCTCCCGCGCTCTGCACGGCATTTTTTCCTTCCCACTACCGCGAACCTCGCCGCACCCGAGGTGATTCTGCTTAATTCCTGCACAGTCGGGAAAGCGCCGCCTGTGCATCCATATCGCAGAATCCGTATTAGCCCAGCTCACGCAGCAGGCGCAGCTTGAGCGTGCTCAGTCGGGAGCGGCTCAGCACGCCGCGCAGCAGCACGCGCTCGCCCAGCGCCAGCACCGGAATATGGTCGCCGTGAAGGGCAGTCAGGGCCGCGTCGCCGCTGATGTCGTGGGGGCGGTAGACAAAGCCGAGTTCGTCCAGGTGCGCCTGCGCCTGCTCGCACAGGTGGCAGCCGGGGCGGTGGTACAGGGTCAAGAGAGGCAGACGGGACATCGGCGTCAGATCCCGGAGCGCAGGCGGGCCGGGTCGCCAGCGGACAGCGCGGCACCGGCTTCGGCAGCACCGGCTTCGGCAGCATTGGGTCGCTGCACCAGGGCCATCGCATGCAGCGGCGCGTACATGTCGCGCTGGGTGATCAGGTCACCGGCGGGCGAGAACA is from Deinococcus wulumuqiensis R12 and encodes:
- a CDS encoding helix-turn-helix transcriptional regulator, producing MTYDPSLRVLTVLELLQAREEVTGAELARRLEVSPRTVQRYVMKLQDLGIPVEGKRGVGGAYRLKPGFRLPPLMFTGEEALSLALGLRALRQLGLHTLAPAAEAASAKLTRTLPHSLREEVQALEKAVQLDDSPWVVSTDAATLATLLRAVRASQVAEFAYTSNQGAVTRRQVNVYRVMHVDGRWYAVGWCQLRQEVRSFRLDRIRELAVLEETFTPPQDFDALAYIRSHACHAPSYEVSVWLAAPPATLRGAVSVWHTDLRAEGEGTRLTCQRENLASFAAFLLGVGVDFRVDSPPELREVFRTLTRRCAAAGAYTDSD
- a CDS encoding glutaredoxin family protein — protein: MSRLPLLTLYHRPGCHLCEQAQAHLDELGFVYRPHDISGDAALTALHGDHIPVLALGERVLLRGVLSRSRLSTLKLRLLRELG